A window of the Streptomyces albireticuli genome harbors these coding sequences:
- a CDS encoding NAD-dependent epimerase/dehydratase family protein yields MKDIAGLLETADDPRGPSVVVLGASGFVGSAVVAELARLPVRLRAVARGACPVPAVAAAGIEVRRADLALPGAVADAVEGADAVVHLAAHIGGGQSWRAADERSERVNVGLVRDLVDAFRDRPGTPPAVIFAGTIQTGSGAAPRPGSYAAQKTAAEEILREATADGTVRGVVLRLATVYGRSPLSGSTGRGVLATMAARALGGEPLTMWHDGSVERDFLHVRDAAAAFTAALRHVAQLQGRPWTVGSGRLERLGDVFTTLAGVVAARTGKPAVPVLSVPPPGHAEAGDFRTPESDPAAFRAVTGWRAGVPLGEGLDDMVTAMAEAAAAAPAKGGGGK; encoded by the coding sequence GTGAAGGACATCGCCGGGTTGCTCGAAACGGCCGACGACCCGCGCGGGCCGTCGGTCGTGGTGCTCGGGGCCTCCGGGTTCGTGGGGTCCGCGGTGGTCGCCGAACTCGCGCGGCTGCCGGTGCGGTTACGGGCGGTGGCGCGCGGGGCCTGCCCGGTGCCCGCGGTGGCGGCGGCCGGGATCGAGGTGCGGCGGGCGGACCTGGCCCTGCCGGGGGCGGTCGCCGACGCGGTCGAGGGCGCCGACGCCGTCGTGCACCTCGCCGCCCACATCGGCGGCGGGCAGTCCTGGCGGGCCGCCGACGAGCGCTCCGAGCGCGTGAACGTCGGCCTCGTGCGCGACCTCGTGGACGCCTTCCGGGACCGTCCCGGCACCCCACCCGCCGTGATCTTCGCGGGGACCATCCAGACCGGCTCGGGCGCCGCGCCGCGGCCCGGCTCGTACGCCGCGCAGAAGACCGCCGCCGAGGAGATCCTGCGCGAGGCCACCGCCGACGGCACCGTACGCGGCGTCGTGCTGCGCCTGGCGACCGTGTACGGCCGCAGCCCGCTCTCCGGGTCCACCGGCCGGGGCGTCCTCGCCACGATGGCGGCCCGGGCTCTCGGCGGCGAACCCCTCACGATGTGGCACGACGGCTCGGTCGAACGCGACTTCCTCCATGTCCGGGACGCGGCCGCCGCGTTCACCGCCGCGCTGCGCCACGTGGCGCAGCTCCAGGGCCGCCCCTGGACCGTCGGCTCCGGGCGCCTGGAGCGCCTCGGCGACGTCTTCACCACCCTCGCCGGCGTCGTCGCCGCGCGCACCGGGAAGCCCGCCGTCCCGGTCCTCTCCGTGCCGCCTCCCGGCCACGCGGAGGCCGGTGACTTCCGCACCCCGGAGTCGGACCCCGCCGCCTTCCGCGCGGTGACCGGCTGGCGGGCCGGGGTGCCCCTGGGCGAGGGGCTCGACGACATGGTGACGGCGATGGCGGAGGCGGCCGCGGCCGCCCCGGCGAAGGGCGGTGGCGGGAAATGA
- a CDS encoding nuclear transport factor 2 family protein, whose translation MSQYETAVARYFEAWNATGGDALAKAVAAAWSEDGSFTDPLSRARGHADVAAVIAGVHEQFPGFEFRRTGGVDGHHDTARFSWELVSPADGSAPVAGFDVITLAEDGRIRSVLGFLDRVPTA comes from the coding sequence ATGTCGCAGTACGAGACCGCCGTCGCCCGCTACTTCGAGGCGTGGAACGCGACGGGCGGGGACGCGCTCGCCAAGGCCGTCGCCGCCGCGTGGAGCGAGGACGGGTCCTTCACCGACCCGCTGTCCCGGGCCCGGGGGCACGCGGACGTCGCCGCCGTGATCGCGGGGGTCCACGAGCAGTTCCCCGGCTTCGAGTTCCGGCGGACGGGCGGGGTCGACGGGCACCACGACACCGCGCGCTTCAGCTGGGAGCTGGTGTCGCCGGCCGACGGGTCCGCGCCGGTGGCCGGGTTCGACGTCATCACGCTGGCCGAGGACGGCCGGATCCGGTCGGTGCTCGGTTTCCTGGACCGGGTGCCTACGGCGTGA
- a CDS encoding helix-turn-helix transcriptional regulator: MTTAAVATGVGALLREWRERRRISQLELALRADSSARHISFIETGRSRPSQEMVLRLADRLDVPVREQNALLLAAGYAPRFPERPLDDPALAGLREGLDALLRGHEPYPALVVDGAYDVVAANRGIGTLLQGVAEHLLEAPLNAMRVTLHPQGLAPRIRNFREWRGHLLHQMERQLALVRSAPLRALYEEVGAYPLPEGAADGPPPADPGRAPYALPLVVELDGRTLSFISTITTFNTPMDVTVSELAMETFLPADPETARHLRELQLVTP, from the coding sequence ATGACGACTGCCGCGGTGGCCACCGGAGTGGGCGCGCTGTTGCGCGAATGGCGGGAGCGGCGCCGGATCAGCCAGCTGGAGCTGGCGCTCCGGGCCGATTCGTCCGCCCGCCACATCAGCTTCATCGAGACCGGCCGCTCCCGGCCCAGCCAGGAGATGGTGCTGCGCCTCGCCGACCGGCTCGACGTGCCCGTGCGCGAGCAGAACGCCCTGCTCCTCGCGGCCGGTTACGCCCCCCGCTTCCCCGAGCGGCCGCTGGACGACCCGGCGCTGGCCGGACTCCGGGAGGGCCTGGACGCCCTGCTGCGCGGGCACGAGCCCTACCCGGCCCTGGTCGTCGACGGCGCCTACGACGTGGTGGCCGCCAACCGCGGCATCGGCACGCTGCTCCAGGGCGTCGCGGAACACCTGCTCGAAGCCCCGCTGAACGCCATGCGCGTGACCTTGCACCCCCAGGGCCTCGCCCCGCGGATCCGCAACTTCCGCGAGTGGCGCGGCCACCTCCTCCACCAGATGGAACGCCAGCTGGCCCTGGTGCGCTCCGCCCCGCTGCGCGCCCTGTACGAGGAGGTCGGCGCCTACCCCCTGCCCGAGGGGGCCGCCGACGGACCCCCGCCGGCCGACCCCGGCAGGGCGCCGTACGCCCTGCCCCTCGTCGTCGAACTCGACGGCCGGACCCTGTCGTTCATCTCGACCATCACGACCTTCAACACCCCGATGGACGTCACCGTCTCCGAGCTGGCGATGGAGACCTTCCTCCCCGCCGACCCGGAGACGGCCCGGCACCTTCGGGAGCTTCAGCTCGTCACGCCGTAG